In a single window of the Streptomyces cinnabarinus genome:
- a CDS encoding GntR family transcriptional regulator, which produces MPEQPPYLRIADELRRRIAEHEWEPGDRLPSRAQIGQECGVGDNVVRRAQELLISQGVLEGRAGSGTYVAEPRQRVRVVRSSAREQPSGSPFRADMKALGRQGDWESRTEAKVPAPAEIATRLGIAEGELCVRTAYELLADGKPVQLSTSWEPYDLTAGTLVVLPEGGPHAGAGVVNRMAEIGIIVSHAVEQPEPRQATAEEASLLGIQKAALVTHIRRPYYSDQGRPVETADIVVPAAHCEIVYEIPINR; this is translated from the coding sequence ATGCCTGAGCAGCCGCCTTATCTCCGCATCGCCGACGAACTCCGGCGGCGGATCGCGGAGCACGAGTGGGAGCCGGGGGACCGGCTTCCCTCCCGCGCCCAGATCGGCCAGGAGTGCGGCGTGGGCGACAACGTGGTGCGCCGGGCGCAGGAGTTGCTGATCTCCCAGGGGGTCTTGGAAGGCCGCGCCGGTTCCGGTACCTACGTCGCCGAGCCTCGGCAGCGGGTGCGGGTGGTCCGGTCGTCGGCGCGCGAGCAGCCCAGCGGGTCTCCGTTCCGCGCGGACATGAAGGCCCTCGGCAGGCAAGGCGATTGGGAGAGCCGGACCGAGGCCAAGGTCCCCGCACCGGCTGAGATCGCCACCCGTCTCGGCATCGCCGAGGGTGAGCTGTGCGTCCGCACCGCCTACGAGCTCCTCGCCGACGGCAAGCCTGTGCAGCTGTCGACGAGTTGGGAGCCGTACGACCTCACTGCGGGCACGCTCGTCGTCCTCCCCGAGGGCGGGCCGCACGCCGGAGCAGGCGTCGTGAACCGCATGGCCGAGATCGGCATCATCGTCAGCCACGCCGTGGAGCAGCCCGAGCCCCGGCAGGCCACCGCCGAGGAGGCTTCGCTACTCGGCATCCAGAAGGCCGCACTCGTCACGCACATCCGGCGGCCGTACTACAGCGACCAGGGGCGGCCCGTGGAAACGGCGGACATCGTCGTACCCGCCGCACACTGCGAGATCGTCTACGAGATTCCGATCAACCGGTGA